In a single window of the Candidatus Nanopelagicales bacterium genome:
- the hisF gene encoding imidazole glycerol phosphate synthase subunit HisF, with the protein MTLAIRVIPCLDVDAGRVVKGVNFRNLRDAGDPVELASRYSESGADELVFLDITASHAGRATMVEVVRRTAERVFIPLTVGGGVRTPEDFDALLRAGADKVGVNTAAIARPELIAEAARQFGSQCVVVSVDARRSSSASSGFEVTTHGGRTSAGVDAIDWVRQVQDLGAGEILLNSMDADGTTAGFDTEMISSVRAVTSLPLIASGGAGAPRDFVAAVSAGADAVLAASVFHFGTTSIAAVKAELATAGHPVRHVGEV; encoded by the coding sequence ATGACCCTCGCCATCCGCGTGATTCCGTGCCTCGACGTCGACGCGGGCCGCGTCGTGAAAGGGGTCAACTTCCGCAATCTGCGTGACGCGGGGGACCCCGTCGAACTGGCCTCGCGTTACAGCGAATCCGGTGCCGACGAATTGGTGTTCCTCGACATCACGGCCAGTCACGCCGGACGAGCCACCATGGTCGAGGTCGTTCGTCGTACCGCCGAACGGGTCTTCATCCCCCTGACCGTGGGAGGCGGTGTCCGCACGCCCGAGGACTTCGACGCACTGCTTCGGGCTGGGGCGGACAAGGTGGGGGTCAACACCGCGGCCATAGCCCGACCGGAACTGATCGCCGAAGCCGCGCGGCAATTCGGGTCACAGTGCGTCGTGGTGTCCGTCGATGCCCGGCGGTCTTCCTCCGCCTCGAGCGGCTTCGAGGTCACCACTCATGGCGGGCGAACGTCCGCCGGTGTCGATGCCATCGACTGGGTCCGACAGGTGCAAGACCTGGGAGCGGGCGAGATCCTGCTCAACTCCATGGATGCCGACGGTACTACCGCCGGCTTCGACACCGAGATGATCAGTTCGGTACGGGCGGTGACATCGCTCCCACTCATCGCCAGCGGGGGTGCGGGTGCGCCGCGGGACTTCGTCGCAGCGGTCTCGGCGGGGGCCGACGCGGTCCTTGCCGCGAGCGTCTTCCACTTCGGGACCACCTCGATAGCGGCGGTCAAGGCCGAGTTGGCGACTGCGGGTCATCCGGTCCGCCACGTGGGCGAAGTCTGA
- a CDS encoding TIGR03085 family metal-binding protein, translated as MSAIDLSRAERAGICDLLEEVGPDEPTLCEGWTTRDLAAHLVVRESRPDTALGILGGPLASWTEKVQNDAASQPYDKLVTLVRNGPPIWSYFRLPWVDGQLNTIEYYVHHEDVRRGRDNWTVRDLDPELSGFLWDRLRLAGRGWFAGIPGGVTLVRTDGAPDDTWTKGGEPMVTVTGTAGELMMTAFGRSAADVEIEGDPQAVAEFRATRLHVDEDDLIPDEQ; from the coding sequence GTGTCAGCGATTGATCTCTCCCGCGCGGAACGAGCCGGGATCTGCGATCTCCTGGAGGAGGTCGGTCCCGACGAGCCGACCCTCTGCGAAGGCTGGACCACCAGAGACCTCGCCGCCCACCTTGTGGTGCGGGAGAGCCGACCCGACACCGCGCTCGGCATCCTCGGTGGCCCACTGGCCTCGTGGACCGAGAAGGTCCAAAACGACGCGGCGTCCCAGCCCTACGACAAATTGGTCACCCTGGTGCGCAACGGTCCGCCCATCTGGTCGTACTTCCGATTGCCGTGGGTCGACGGCCAGCTGAACACGATCGAGTACTACGTCCACCACGAGGACGTCCGCCGCGGACGAGACAACTGGACCGTGCGCGACCTCGATCCTGAGTTGTCCGGCTTCCTGTGGGATCGCCTCCGGCTCGCGGGGCGGGGCTGGTTCGCCGGCATCCCTGGAGGGGTCACGTTGGTTCGCACCGACGGCGCCCCGGACGATACGTGGACCAAGGGCGGCGAACCGATGGTGACCGTGACCGGCACCGCGGGCGAACTCATGATGACCGCTTTCGGTCGTAGTGCAGCCGACGTGGAGATCGAGGGCGACCCGCAGGCTGTCGCGGAATTCCGTGCCACACGGTTGCATGTGGACGAAGACGATCTGATTCCCGACGAACAGTAG